Proteins encoded by one window of Blautia faecicola:
- a CDS encoding carbamoyl phosphate synthase small subunit — translation MKAFLILEDGHVFTGTSIGAKKEVISEIVFNTSMTGYLEVLTDPSYAGQAVCMTYPLIGNYGICYEDTESLRPWPDGYIVRELSRTPSNFRCEDTIQNFLKRFDIPGIAGIDTRALTRILREKGTMNGMITTDENYDLDTIIPRLKAYTTGKVVEKVTCSEKKVLKGSGKKVALLDLGAKNNIAKSLNKRGCEVTIYPASTTAEEILASNPDGIMLSNGPGDPKECTEVIKEIRKLYESDTPIFAICLGHQLMALATGADTHKMKYGHRGGNHPVKDLETGRVYISSQNHGYVVDTDNLDPKVAVPAFINVNDGTNEGLKYTGKNIFTVQFHPEACPGPQDSGYLFDRFIKMMGGEE, via the coding sequence ATGAAAGCTTTTTTAATACTTGAAGATGGACATGTATTTACCGGAACCAGCATTGGAGCCAAAAAAGAAGTCATCAGCGAGATCGTATTCAATACTTCCATGACTGGATATCTGGAAGTGCTGACAGACCCGTCTTACGCAGGCCAGGCTGTATGTATGACTTATCCGCTGATCGGCAATTACGGTATTTGCTATGAGGATACGGAGTCTTTGAGACCATGGCCGGATGGATATATTGTAAGAGAACTTTCCAGAACACCAAGCAACTTCCGGTGTGAAGATACGATTCAGAATTTTCTGAAACGATTTGACATTCCGGGAATCGCAGGGATCGATACCCGCGCGCTGACCAGAATTCTGAGAGAAAAAGGAACCATGAATGGTATGATCACAACGGATGAAAATTATGATTTGGATACCATCATTCCGAGACTGAAAGCATATACTACAGGAAAAGTAGTGGAGAAAGTAACCTGTTCTGAGAAAAAGGTACTGAAAGGCAGCGGAAAGAAAGTAGCCCTTCTGGATCTTGGCGCAAAGAACAACATCGCGAAATCTCTGAATAAAAGAGGATGCGAGGTAACGATTTATCCTGCATCTACCACAGCAGAGGAGATCCTGGCATCCAATCCGGACGGTATCATGCTGTCAAACGGCCCTGGAGATCCGAAGGAGTGTACGGAAGTGATCAAAGAGATCCGTAAATTATACGAGTCCGACACACCGATCTTCGCAATCTGTCTTGGACATCAGCTGATGGCACTGGCAACCGGTGCGGATACCCATAAGATGAAATACGGTCACAGAGGAGGCAATCATCCGGTCAAAGATCTGGAAACCGGAAGAGTGTATATTTCTTCTCAGAACCACGGATATGTGGTAGACACCGACAATCTGGATCCGAAAGTTGCCGTACCGGCGTTTATCAATGTAAACGACGGAACCAATGAAGGACTGAAATATACAGGGAAAAATATTTTCACCGTACAGTTCCATCCGGAAGCATGCCCGGGACCACAGGATTCCGGTTATCTGTTTGACCGGTTTATCAAAATGATGGGAGGAGAAGAGTAA
- the carB gene encoding carbamoyl-phosphate synthase large subunit yields the protein MPKNPEIKKVLMIGSGPIVIGQAAEFDYAGTQACRSLKEEGVEVVLLNSNPATIMTDKDIADKVYIEPLTVEVVEQLILKEKPDSVLPTLGGQAGLNLAMELEERGFLKEHNVRLIGTTSQTIKKAEDRQEFKDTMEKIGEPVAASLVVTTVEDGIAFTNTIGYPVVLRPAYTLGGSGGGIAHNEAELIEILENGLRLSRVGEVLVERCIAGWKEIEYEVMRDGAGNCITVCNMENLDPVGVHTGDSIVVAPSQTLGDKEYQMLRTSALNIITELGITGGCNVQYALNPDSFEYCVIEVNPRVSRSSALASKATGYPIAKVAAKIALGYTLDEIPNAITGKTYASFEPMLDYCVVKIPRLPFDKFISAKRTLTTQMKATGEVMSICNNFEGALMKAIRSLEQHVDSLMSYDFSNLSREEMLQELHIVDDMRIWRIAQAIRIGISQEEIHEITKIDLWFIDKIAILTEMEYALKTRELDEDLLREAKRMEFPDYVIAKLNGKTEETVKEMRKTYGITAAYKMVDTCAAEFAATTPYYYSVYGGENEAERTPDKKKVLVLGSGPIRIGQGIEFDFCSVHCTWAFAKEGYETIIINNNPETVSTDFDIADKLYFEPLTPEDVENIVNIEKPDGAVVQFGGQTAIKLTEALMKMGVPILGTSAENVDAAEDRELFDEILEQCQIPRPKGQTVFTAEEAKKAANELGYPVLVRPSYVLGGQGMQIAINDEDVEQYIGIINRIAQEHPILVDKYLVGKEIEVDAVCDGEDIVIPGIMEHIERAGIHSGDSISVYPAQTISKTAKATIEEYTKRLAKALHVIGMINIQFIVCGEEVYVIEVNPRSSRTVPYISKVTGIPIVPLAAKAIMGYKLKDMGYTPGLQPEAKYFAIKMPVFSFEKIRGADISLGPEMKSTGECLGIAESFNEALYKAFLGAGINLPKHKNMIMTVRDEDKEEAVEIGKRFEALGYRIYATRNTAKTLQEAGVKAIRTNKLEQPSPNLMDLILGHKIDLVIDTPSQGVEHAKDGFLIRRNAIETGVNVLTAMDTAKALVTSLENTDLNRLTLIDIAQI from the coding sequence ATGCCAAAGAATCCAGAGATTAAGAAAGTACTGATGATTGGTTCCGGTCCGATTGTTATCGGTCAGGCAGCAGAATTTGACTATGCAGGAACACAGGCCTGCCGTTCTCTGAAAGAAGAGGGCGTGGAAGTTGTCCTGTTGAACTCCAACCCGGCAACCATCATGACCGATAAAGATATCGCAGACAAAGTTTACATTGAGCCGCTGACCGTAGAGGTTGTGGAACAGCTGATCCTGAAAGAAAAACCGGACAGCGTGCTTCCTACCCTGGGTGGTCAGGCAGGACTGAATCTGGCGATGGAACTGGAAGAGAGAGGATTCTTAAAAGAACATAATGTAAGACTGATCGGTACGACTTCCCAGACCATCAAAAAAGCAGAAGACCGTCAGGAATTCAAAGATACGATGGAAAAGATCGGTGAGCCGGTTGCGGCATCCCTGGTTGTTACAACCGTAGAAGACGGTATTGCATTTACCAACACGATCGGTTATCCGGTGGTTCTTCGGCCGGCATATACCCTGGGCGGAAGCGGCGGCGGTATCGCTCACAACGAAGCGGAACTGATCGAGATCCTGGAAAATGGTCTGCGTCTTTCCCGTGTAGGCGAGGTTCTGGTAGAAAGATGTATCGCCGGATGGAAAGAAATCGAGTACGAAGTAATGCGTGACGGCGCAGGAAACTGCATCACCGTTTGTAATATGGAAAACCTGGATCCGGTTGGTGTACATACCGGTGACAGTATCGTTGTGGCACCGTCTCAGACACTGGGTGATAAAGAATACCAGATGCTGAGAACTTCCGCACTGAACATCATCACAGAGCTTGGCATCACCGGTGGATGTAACGTACAGTACGCTCTGAATCCGGACAGCTTTGAATACTGTGTGATCGAGGTAAATCCGCGTGTATCCCGTTCTTCCGCACTGGCAAGTAAGGCAACCGGATACCCGATCGCAAAAGTAGCAGCAAAGATCGCTCTGGGTTACACTCTGGATGAGATCCCGAATGCCATTACCGGAAAAACTTATGCAAGTTTCGAGCCGATGTTAGACTACTGTGTTGTCAAGATTCCGCGTCTGCCATTTGATAAATTTATCAGTGCAAAACGTACCCTGACCACACAGATGAAAGCAACCGGTGAGGTTATGAGTATCTGCAATAACTTCGAAGGTGCACTGATGAAAGCCATCCGTTCCCTGGAACAGCACGTAGACAGCCTGATGTCCTACGATTTCTCAAATCTGTCCAGAGAAGAGATGCTGCAGGAACTTCATATTGTAGATGATATGAGAATCTGGAGAATCGCACAGGCGATCCGCATCGGTATTTCTCAGGAAGAGATCCATGAGATCACCAAGATCGATCTGTGGTTTATCGATAAAATCGCGATCCTGACCGAGATGGAATATGCGTTAAAGACCAGGGAACTGGACGAGGATCTGTTAAGAGAAGCAAAACGCATGGAATTCCCGGATTATGTGATTGCAAAACTGAACGGAAAGACAGAAGAAACGGTAAAAGAAATGCGTAAAACATACGGTATCACCGCAGCTTACAAAATGGTAGATACCTGTGCCGCTGAGTTTGCAGCCACCACACCGTATTATTACTCTGTATATGGCGGAGAAAATGAGGCAGAGCGCACACCGGACAAGAAAAAAGTTCTGGTACTTGGTTCCGGCCCGATCCGTATCGGACAGGGTATCGAGTTCGACTTCTGTTCTGTACACTGTACCTGGGCCTTTGCAAAAGAAGGTTATGAGACCATCATCATCAACAACAACCCGGAAACCGTAAGTACAGACTTTGATATCGCTGACAAACTGTATTTTGAGCCGCTTACACCGGAAGATGTGGAAAACATCGTAAATATCGAGAAACCGGACGGAGCAGTGGTGCAGTTCGGTGGACAGACCGCTATCAAACTTACCGAGGCACTGATGAAGATGGGTGTGCCGATCCTCGGAACATCCGCAGAAAATGTAGATGCAGCCGAAGACCGTGAGCTGTTCGATGAGATCCTGGAACAGTGCCAGATCCCGAGACCAAAGGGACAGACCGTATTTACCGCTGAAGAGGCTAAGAAAGCTGCCAACGAACTGGGTTATCCGGTTCTGGTTCGTCCTTCTTACGTTCTGGGTGGTCAGGGTATGCAGATCGCGATCAACGATGAAGATGTGGAACAGTACATCGGCATCATCAACCGGATCGCACAGGAACATCCGATCCTGGTCGACAAATACCTGGTAGGTAAAGAGATCGAGGTTGATGCGGTATGCGACGGCGAAGACATCGTAATCCCGGGTATCATGGAGCATATCGAGAGAGCCGGTATCCACTCCGGAGACAGTATCTCTGTATATCCGGCACAGACCATCAGCAAGACTGCAAAAGCTACCATTGAAGAATACACCAAACGTCTGGCCAAAGCACTGCATGTCATCGGCATGATCAATATTCAGTTTATCGTATGCGGTGAAGAAGTCTATGTCATCGAGGTTAATCCACGTTCTAGCCGTACCGTTCCGTACATCAGCAAGGTAACCGGTATCCCGATCGTTCCTCTGGCAGCAAAAGCCATCATGGGATACAAACTGAAAGATATGGGTTATACACCGGGACTGCAGCCGGAAGCAAAATATTTTGCGATCAAGATGCCGGTGTTCTCCTTCGAGAAGATCCGTGGTGCGGATATCAGTCTTGGACCGGAGATGAAGTCCACCGGTGAGTGTCTGGGTATTGCGGAAAGCTTTAATGAGGCACTGTACAAAGCATTCCTTGGTGCAGGTATCAATCTGCCGAAACATAAAAATATGATCATGACCGTTCGTGATGAGGATAAAGAGGAAGCAGTTGAGATCGGGAAACGGTTTGAAGCACTGGGTTACCGGATCTATGCAACCAGAAATACAGCTAAAACGCTGCAGGAAGCCGGCGTAAAAGCAATCCGTACCAATAAGCTCGAACAGCCGTCACCAAACCTGATGGATCTGATCCTGGGTCACAAGATCGATCTGGTCATCGATACACCTTCTCAGGGTGTGGAACACGCAAAAGACGGTTTCCTGATCCGAAGAAATGCTATCGAGACAGGTGTTAACGTTCTGACTGCTATGGACACAGCCAAAGCACTGGTAACCAGTCTGGAAAATACAGATCTGAACAGGCTTACGCTGATTGATATCGCACAGATCTAA
- a CDS encoding undecaprenyl-diphosphate phosphatase has product MDIIELLKVIFLGIVEGITEWLPVSSTGHMILVDQFMKLKVSEEFWQMFLVVIQLGAVLAVVVLDFKKLWPFHKNDPSRESNWNYISTNERIGKLQKFADKYINMNKIVLWLKILVSCVPAIIVALPFNNWIEKTFMNYWVVSVMLIVYGVLFIVIENYNKSRKPSRTKLSDISFKDALFIGIFQLLALIPGTSRSGATIIGGILLGMSRKLAAEYTFFLAIPVMFGASFLKLIKFGLHFTGTEVVYLLLGMVVAFGVSIAAIKFLMGYIKKHDFKVFGWYRIALGVVVLAYFLLA; this is encoded by the coding sequence ATGGATATTATCGAATTACTGAAAGTAATTTTTCTCGGTATTGTGGAGGGAATCACCGAATGGCTTCCTGTAAGCAGTACCGGCCATATGATCCTGGTGGATCAGTTTATGAAACTGAAAGTCAGTGAGGAATTCTGGCAGATGTTCCTTGTGGTCATCCAGCTGGGAGCCGTACTGGCGGTTGTGGTACTGGATTTTAAAAAATTATGGCCATTTCATAAAAATGATCCGTCCAGAGAGAGTAACTGGAACTATATCAGTACGAATGAGCGTATCGGGAAATTACAGAAATTTGCAGACAAATACATCAACATGAATAAGATCGTGCTGTGGTTAAAGATTCTGGTATCTTGTGTGCCGGCAATCATCGTGGCACTTCCGTTTAACAACTGGATCGAGAAAACATTCATGAATTACTGGGTCGTTTCCGTGATGCTGATCGTATACGGTGTACTGTTTATTGTTATCGAAAACTACAATAAAAGCCGGAAGCCCAGCAGAACAAAGCTCAGTGATATTTCTTTCAAAGATGCACTGTTTATCGGAATCTTCCAGCTGCTTGCCCTGATTCCGGGTACTTCCCGTTCCGGTGCAACCATCATCGGAGGTATTCTCCTCGGCATGAGCAGAAAACTGGCAGCGGAATATACCTTTTTCCTTGCCATCCCGGTTATGTTTGGAGCAAGCTTTCTGAAACTGATAAAATTTGGTCTGCATTTTACCGGAACAGAGGTTGTATATCTGCTGCTTGGTATGGTTGTCGCTTTTGGTGTTTCCATTGCAGCGATCAAGTTCCTGATGGGTTATATCAAGAAACACGATTTCAAGGTATTTGGATGGTACCGGATCGCTCTTGGTGTTGTGGTACTTGCTTATTTCCTGCTTGCATAA
- the arcC gene encoding carbamate kinase, whose protein sequence is MEKKKVVIALGHRALGNTLPEQKEATKRTAKIIAQLVKEGAEVVISHSNAPQVGMIHMAMNEFGKYHPDYTYAPMSVCSAMSQGYIGYDLQNAIRAELMKEGIYKPVSTILTQVTVDTYDEAFAEPVKVIGRVLNEQEAEEEENKGNYVTKIGDGYRRIVAAPKPQKIVEIDAIRALLDAGQIVIACGGGGIPVLEQGTELKGASAVIEKDYTSGRLAEQLDADELLILTSVEKVSVNFHKQDEEELGEISVAQAKEYMAEGQFEANTMLPKIQASVEFVEQGEGKKAVITSIDKAVDAYLGRTGTVIC, encoded by the coding sequence ATGGAGAAGAAGAAAGTTGTCATTGCTCTGGGACACCGGGCACTTGGTAATACGTTGCCGGAGCAGAAAGAAGCTACAAAAAGAACTGCAAAAATCATTGCGCAGCTGGTAAAAGAGGGCGCAGAGGTCGTGATTTCTCACAGTAATGCACCCCAGGTGGGTATGATCCATATGGCAATGAATGAATTCGGAAAGTATCATCCGGATTATACATACGCACCAATGTCCGTGTGTTCTGCCATGAGCCAGGGTTATATCGGATACGACCTGCAGAATGCGATCCGTGCAGAACTGATGAAAGAAGGCATCTACAAACCGGTATCCACGATCCTGACACAGGTAACCGTAGACACGTATGACGAAGCTTTTGCTGAACCTGTTAAAGTCATCGGACGTGTGCTGAATGAGCAGGAAGCGGAAGAGGAAGAAAATAAGGGTAATTACGTTACCAAGATCGGTGACGGTTACCGCCGAATCGTAGCTGCACCGAAGCCACAGAAGATCGTGGAGATCGATGCGATCCGTGCACTGCTTGATGCCGGACAGATCGTTATCGCCTGCGGCGGTGGCGGAATCCCGGTTCTGGAGCAGGGTACGGAACTGAAGGGTGCAAGTGCGGTTATTGAGAAAGATTATACCAGCGGTCGTCTGGCAGAACAGCTGGATGCAGATGAACTGCTGATCCTGACCAGTGTGGAGAAGGTTTCTGTGAATTTCCACAAGCAGGATGAGGAAGAACTGGGCGAGATTTCTGTTGCACAGGCGAAAGAATATATGGCTGAGGGACAGTTCGAAGCCAACACTATGCTGCCGAAGATCCAGGCTTCTGTCGAGTTCGTGGAACAGGGCGAAGGAAAGAAGGCTGTGATTACTTCAATCGATAAGGCAGTGGATGCGTACCTTGGACGGACGGGTACAGTGATCTGCTAA
- a CDS encoding UDP-N-acetylmuramoyl-L-alanyl-D-glutamate--2,6-diaminopimelate ligase: protein MKLSKILERLEYTCLQGTLDQEIEEVVADSRKAKEGSLFICIRGAVVDGHTFAKSVAGQGTKAIIVEEPVEVPEDVTVIQVKDSRYAMALVAAAYYDYPGDKLRVIGITGTKGKTTTTYMVKSILENAGYKVGLIGTIETIIGDTVIPSANTTPESLLVQKYLRQMLDEGCDCAVMEVSSQGLMLHRTAGFTFDIGIFTNIEPDHIGPNEHTSFEHYLSCKKMLLRQCRIGIVNRDDEHYEKIIDGHTCSLETYGFSPEADLRAVNPKLLTKKGVLGISYELQGLLNFPVEIDLPGKFSIYNSLTAIAICRHFNVSEENICKALKYAKVKGRIEMEKVSDDFTLMIDYAHNAMSLESLLTTLREYKPNRLVCLFGCGGNRSRDRRFEMGEVSGRLADLTIITSDNPRNEEPQAIIDDIKTGISKTDGKYVEIIDRKEAIAYAIHHGQPGDIIVLAGKGHEDYQEIKGKKYPMDERVLIREILEEDAKKKA, encoded by the coding sequence ATGAAATTATCAAAGATTTTAGAACGTTTGGAATATACATGTCTGCAGGGCACCCTTGATCAGGAGATTGAGGAAGTTGTTGCGGATTCCAGAAAAGCAAAGGAAGGTTCTCTTTTTATCTGTATCCGTGGTGCCGTTGTGGATGGTCATACATTTGCAAAAAGTGTAGCCGGACAGGGAACGAAGGCAATTATCGTGGAAGAACCGGTAGAAGTGCCGGAGGATGTGACAGTGATCCAGGTAAAGGACAGCCGGTATGCGATGGCACTTGTGGCAGCAGCCTACTATGATTATCCGGGAGATAAGCTGCGTGTGATCGGAATCACCGGAACAAAAGGAAAAACCACAACGACCTACATGGTAAAATCCATTCTGGAAAATGCCGGTTACAAAGTGGGTCTGATCGGAACCATCGAAACAATCATCGGAGATACCGTGATCCCGTCTGCAAATACCACACCGGAATCTCTTCTGGTGCAGAAATACCTGCGACAGATGTTGGATGAAGGTTGTGACTGTGCAGTGATGGAAGTATCCTCCCAGGGACTGATGCTTCATCGAACCGCAGGATTTACCTTTGATATCGGTATCTTTACCAATATCGAACCGGATCATATCGGACCGAACGAACATACCAGCTTTGAACACTACCTGTCCTGTAAAAAGATGCTGCTTCGCCAGTGCCGGATCGGTATTGTCAACAGAGATGACGAACATTATGAAAAGATCATTGACGGACATACCTGCAGTCTGGAGACGTACGGATTTTCACCGGAGGCCGACCTTCGCGCTGTCAATCCGAAACTGCTGACCAAGAAAGGCGTACTGGGTATTTCCTATGAGCTGCAGGGACTTCTTAATTTCCCGGTAGAGATCGATCTGCCAGGAAAATTCAGTATTTACAATTCCCTGACCGCCATTGCAATCTGCAGACATTTTAACGTATCCGAAGAAAACATCTGCAAGGCACTGAAATATGCAAAAGTAAAGGGAAGAATCGAGATGGAAAAAGTATCCGACGATTTCACCCTGATGATCGATTACGCGCACAATGCGATGAGTTTGGAATCCCTCCTTACTACGTTGCGGGAATATAAACCGAACCGCTTGGTATGCCTGTTCGGCTGCGGCGGTAACCGTTCCCGTGACCGTCGATTTGAGATGGGAGAGGTGTCCGGTAGACTGGCGGATCTGACGATCATTACATCGGATAACCCGAGAAATGAAGAACCACAGGCAATCATCGACGATATCAAGACCGGTATCAGCAAAACCGATGGAAAATACGTGGAGATCATTGATCGGAAGGAAGCCATCGCCTATGCGATCCATCACGGACAGCCGGGAGACATCATTGTACTTGCGGGAAAAGGCCACGAAGACTATCAGGAAATCAAAGGAAAAAAATATCCGATGGATGAACGTGTGCTGATCCGTGAGATCCTGGAAGAAGATGCAAAGAAAAAAGCATGA
- the priA gene encoding replication restart helicase PriA: MTKTYVDIIVDITSEKLDRSFQYLVPEHLEGKLQPGMQVQVPFGNGGRTIKGYVIRVTDQPSFDVSRMKEIREVETGSNSIESRLIALAAWIREQYGATMIQALKTVLPVKQKMKQKEERWIQLLLTKDEANEQLELCRRKHYVARQRLLEALLENNTISYSLALDKLHLTASVIKTMESAGTVCIQTKEVYRNPVQNTEQEQTKQPLSPPQREVADGILKGWREQDLRPVLIHGVTGSGKTQVYMELMEEVIRQGKQVILLIPEIALTYQTVQRFYRRFGAGISVLHSRLSPGERSDQFERAKKGELQVMIGPRSALFTPFPNLGLIVIDEEHETSYQSETVPCYHARETAIERGNLEHCPVVLGSATPSVDAYYQAQNGTYRLFELNNRYENRQMPEVYSVDLREELKQGNRSILSGILQEKIEDRLKKKEQIMLFLNRRGYAGFFSCRSCGTVMKCPHCDVSLSQHRNGKLVCHYCGYETRQPQQCPVCGSPYIGGFRAGTQQIEEIVKKRFSQARVLRMDLDTTRKKEGHTNILAAFANQEADILIGTQMIVKGHDFPKVTLVGVLAADLSLNISDYRASERTFQLLTQAAGRAGRGEKPGEAIIQTYQPEHYSIQAAMHQDYRAFYEEEIGYRKLLGYPPASNLLAIHGSCGNEELLETGMQYIRKFLNRVDSHGQLQIIGPADETVSKIADMYRKVIYVKQEDHQLLLRAKGRLEQYIEVNSGFREIRIQLDFNH; encoded by the coding sequence ATGACAAAGACATATGTGGATATTATTGTAGATATTACCAGTGAAAAACTGGATCGGTCCTTTCAGTATCTGGTTCCGGAACATCTAGAAGGAAAATTACAGCCGGGGATGCAGGTGCAGGTTCCGTTTGGAAACGGAGGCAGGACGATCAAAGGGTATGTGATCCGGGTGACGGATCAGCCGTCTTTTGATGTCAGCCGCATGAAAGAGATCCGGGAGGTGGAGACGGGAAGCAATTCCATCGAATCCCGCCTGATCGCGCTTGCCGCCTGGATCCGGGAACAGTACGGTGCCACGATGATCCAGGCATTAAAAACCGTACTTCCGGTCAAGCAGAAGATGAAACAGAAAGAAGAGCGCTGGATCCAGTTACTGCTCACAAAGGACGAAGCGAACGAGCAGTTGGAACTATGCCGCAGAAAACATTATGTGGCAAGACAGCGTCTTCTGGAAGCACTGCTTGAAAACAATACGATTTCCTATAGCCTGGCACTGGATAAACTGCATCTGACTGCCAGTGTGATCAAGACGATGGAGAGTGCCGGCACGGTTTGTATCCAGACCAAGGAAGTGTATCGCAATCCGGTGCAGAACACAGAACAGGAACAGACAAAACAGCCGCTGTCACCGCCGCAGAGAGAAGTGGCAGACGGTATCCTGAAGGGCTGGAGAGAACAGGATCTTCGTCCGGTACTGATCCACGGGGTGACCGGAAGCGGAAAGACTCAGGTGTATATGGAACTGATGGAGGAAGTGATCCGACAGGGAAAACAGGTGATCCTGCTGATCCCGGAGATTGCACTGACGTATCAGACGGTGCAGCGGTTCTACCGCCGGTTTGGAGCCGGAATCTCGGTCTTACACTCCAGACTTTCCCCCGGGGAGCGTTCCGATCAGTTTGAGCGGGCGAAAAAAGGGGAATTGCAGGTGATGATCGGTCCGCGGTCCGCACTGTTTACCCCGTTTCCGAATCTCGGTCTGATCGTGATCGATGAAGAACACGAAACCTCGTATCAGAGTGAGACGGTTCCCTGCTATCATGCCAGAGAGACGGCGATCGAGAGAGGCAATCTGGAACACTGTCCGGTCGTGCTGGGGAGCGCAACGCCGTCGGTGGATGCCTACTATCAGGCGCAGAACGGAACGTACCGGCTGTTTGAACTGAACAACCGGTATGAAAACAGGCAGATGCCGGAAGTTTATTCCGTGGATCTGCGGGAAGAATTAAAACAGGGAAACCGGTCGATCTTAAGCGGAATCTTACAGGAGAAGATTGAAGACCGGTTAAAAAAGAAAGAACAGATCATGCTGTTTTTAAACCGCCGCGGCTATGCGGGATTTTTCTCCTGCCGTTCCTGCGGGACGGTGATGAAATGCCCGCACTGTGATGTTTCCCTGTCACAGCACCGGAACGGAAAACTGGTGTGCCATTACTGCGGATATGAGACGAGACAGCCGCAGCAGTGCCCGGTGTGCGGATCTCCGTATATTGGAGGATTTCGCGCGGGAACGCAGCAGATTGAGGAAATTGTAAAAAAACGATTTTCTCAGGCGCGTGTTCTGCGGATGGATCTGGACACGACCAGAAAAAAAGAAGGACATACCAACATTCTGGCTGCATTTGCAAATCAGGAGGCGGATATCCTGATCGGCACACAGATGATCGTCAAGGGACATGACTTTCCGAAAGTGACGCTGGTCGGCGTGCTGGCTGCGGATCTTTCTTTGAATATCAGCGATTACCGGGCAAGTGAGCGGACGTTCCAGCTGTTGACACAGGCGGCGGGAAGAGCCGGGAGAGGGGAAAAACCGGGAGAGGCGATCATTCAGACGTACCAGCCGGAACATTACAGTATTCAGGCGGCGATGCATCAGGATTACCGGGCATTTTACGAAGAAGAAATCGGCTATCGAAAGCTTCTCGGATACCCTCCGGCATCAAACTTGCTGGCAATTCACGGAAGCTGCGGAAATGAAGAACTTCTGGAGACAGGAATGCAGTATATCAGAAAATTCTTGAACCGGGTGGATAGCCACGGACAGCTGCAGATCATCGGACCTGCGGATGAAACCGTATCGAAGATCGCCGATATGTATCGGAAAGTTATTTATGTAAAACAGGAAGACCACCAGCTGCTGTTGCGTGCAAAGGGCAGACTGGAACAATATATAGAAGTAAACAGCGGTTTTCGGGAGATCCGGATCCAGCTGGATTTTAACCACTGA
- the def gene encoding peptide deformylase: protein MAIRKIRTMGDRILNKVCRPVEEMTPKLRELVEDMLETMYDAYGVGLAAPQVGMLKRIVVIDVGDENGPYVLINPVIKETSGEQTGEEGCLSVPGKSGIVTRPNVVTVEAQDINMEPFTLTGEGLLARAICHECEHLDGILYVEHVEGELHDVNYEEEDDE, encoded by the coding sequence ATGGCAATCAGAAAAATCAGAACTATGGGAGACCGGATCTTGAACAAAGTGTGCAGACCGGTGGAAGAGATGACACCGAAGCTTCGGGAACTGGTGGAAGATATGCTGGAAACCATGTACGATGCGTACGGTGTAGGACTGGCAGCACCGCAGGTGGGCATGTTAAAACGAATCGTTGTGATCGATGTCGGAGATGAAAACGGTCCGTATGTGCTGATCAATCCGGTGATTAAAGAGACTTCCGGTGAACAGACCGGAGAAGAAGGATGCCTTTCCGTACCCGGAAAATCCGGTATCGTGACAAGACCGAACGTGGTAACGGTAGAGGCGCAGGATATCAACATGGAACCGTTTACGCTGACCGGAGAGGGACTTCTGGCGCGTGCGATCTGCCATGAGTGTGAACATCTGGACGGTATCCTGTATGTGGAACACGTGGAAGGCGAACTGCACGATGTGAATTACGAAGAAGAGGATGACGAATAA